Below is a genomic region from Treponema sp. OMZ 798.
AATAACTTCTTCCAATGCTGTAACTGCACTATGCTCCAATGGTATCTTGCTATAATCTAATACTTTATAAGCAAAAGTTTGATCTTTTATGGATTCAATCCAGTCTTCTTTTTTAAGATTTTTTAAATACTCGGAAAGCGTATTCATACAATGTTTAGTCAATTCATTATTGATATTTTCAGTATGCACAGCCTTAAAAAAGGCTATAGGTATATCCGATATATTAGATTCGTTGATAGCTTTTACTGCAAAATCTCTCCACGCATTTAAATGTGATAACAGCACATCATGCGAAAGCTCTAATTTTTCATTAATCGAGTCATAATGCATGAGCAGTTTCTCTATATGTGCGCTAGATATACCATAAGAATTCTTTGTTAATTCCTGTGCAACAGCTTTGTAGACAGGGAACTCCATTTCCGGTAAATGGAGAAGAATATCACCATAGCTTGTATAATATTCAATTCGTTCTGATATTTTTTTAACAATATTAGGATCATTACTATTTAACACAGTATCAAAATAAATTGAATATGAGGAGTTAAAGTTATCATATTGCGCAATTCTCATACAAATTAAATCATAATAAAAATCATTTTTACTATCCCAGTCAGTAAATAGGGAGTATATATTGCTATCCGATAAAAGGTCTTTTTGAACCGGACGTTCCAGTTCCTTTAAGCGAGTGTATAATATTTCAATATATTCTTTATTATCATAATTGTTTTTAATTCCATCAATTAATTTTGATTTGTATTTTTCTAAATCGTCTTTTTTTGTAAGATACGGTATAAATGTAACTCCCTTTAACTTTTCAAGTTTCAGTTCAGATAAATATGTATCAATCTCATTATTATCACAAGTAATTTTATATTTATTAATATTGGCCTTAGCCAGATTAATAAAAACAATAAACTGCTCAATCTGTAACTTCTTTGGCATAAGATGAGAAAATACATCAATATTTTTTAATTGAGTAAGTTTTGTGATATCATTATAATACTGCTGAGGATTAAAGTTTTTATTATTTGCTAACATACTTATAATAGTTTCTAGATATTGTGCAGGAGCTTCAATATGAGATAGTAGTATATACTGATAATTTTCAAGCTTTGTTTCCACTTTATCTCTTGCCTTATTGTAAAGAACTTTCCAAATATATTTGGCATACTGAGTATTCATTTTATCATCAAAAATTTTATTAATAGATTCTACAGCATTACCGATATTTGTAATAATCGGTACAGCAGATTCTAACGCATCAATAAAAATTGGTGATTCGCTGATCTCTTTAACGGTATTTGCATCGTTATTATCAAGTGATTGCTTAAGTTTTTCCCTAAATATAACACTTTCTACTTCTTCCGGAGGTAGTTGATAGTGAAGTGCTGCAAGGTATTTTGCTAAGTCAGTATCATTTTTATATAGAAATTCAATAGCACCTAAAAAGGTAGGCGAAAAAATTTCAATAATACCTTTTTCGGTTATTTTCTGTTTACCGAATATGTACAATGCAATATATTGATAAGGTATAGCATCTTCTACAATTTGTTTAATTGTTACTATTTCGTTGATGAATGCAATAATTTTTCGAGGTGATTGTTCTATCGTAAGCATATCATATATTTGCATTACATTTTCATAATTATCTTGATCAATTGTATTCCCAAATGCCTCCTTCCACTGAATTCTAAAATAGTTTTTCCAGTCCGACATAATAGGCGGAGAAACTCTATACACTACATCAAAAGTTTTATTGATAAAATCATCGCCATAACATATATATTCATCTAAAAAATTATCTTTATCTTTATCGTTATCTTTTGTGAGTATTTGTATATCCTCTTTTTTAAAAGCATTTCGTATATGTTGCCTATCGAAAGGAACAATAACCCATATATGTTCGTATCTTTCTTCTGCAAAAAAACTATGAATAGATGACCAAAGTTCTTGCACCTTATCTGATGGGAGTCTATCCATATTATCAAAAATGATTATTAGATTATTGTTTATCAAGTCATTAGATACTTCTTCTATCCAATCTTTAAAGTCTTTTGAAGAAGGATTGCGTTCAGATATTATTTCATGTGTTATAGTATCTTTTCTATCTTTTGTATAAAAAGCAAATATATCATTAAAAATATGTATAAATTTTTCCTGTTTTTTTTGTTTTTTGAAGAACCCAAAAAGATATTTTAATATTATATAACAAACTGCAACTATAAATAATGATAAAGGTGTAAAAAATATATATTTACTAACTTTTGGACAAGTTTCTTGTAATAAATCTGAAAGAGGTTTTAAAGCAGGTGTGATAATGATAGAAAAAATACCTATCATAACGCTAATACTTAACCTTGGTATAGTTTTTACTTCGGTTTCTTTTGTTCTTGATTCAAGATTTTTGCATTTTTCTTCCCATTTTTTACTACCAAGAATTTTTTTCTCATTAACCAGAAAATCGGTTAAATTTTCTAAAATTGCACGTCTTTGAATATCCTCTTGATGTCCCCATGCGTCATATAGAAAAAAGTGATATTTTTCATTCTCTTGCTGATTAAGCTGTTTTTCTACTATCTTTAACAGATTTGATTTACCGGAACCCCAAGACCCGTCAAGACCTATCATACGGCAATCCGAATTATTTTTTATAGTATCACAAATATTCTTTGCAATTGTAGTATGAGCCTTACCGGTAAATAAATCTTCTGCACAAAGAATTATAACCAACAATAAATTCTTCTTTTAGATTACAATCGGAAAGATAAAAAGCTTTATTATCTCCACTCACTATTCCCTGAAAGATACCTTTGAAAATATGTTTTACCATCATCTTTTGTAATTGTAATTTTTGAATGAGTGAAGTATCAGCTGAAGCAGATAAATGCCAAGCTCCATTGTCTTGCAAAATATCAAAAGGTAAAATATCAAAAAATAGTTTATCTGTTATTTTTTCAGGCTCGGTTTTTATAAATTTAAAGTCGGTATTGTTGTGTGAAAGTCCAATAATACAGGTATAAACAGAAGCCGTATTGAATACAAGATGTGATTCAAAATGAACGATACTGTTCAATGCATGATTTTCATATATAAATTGTCTAATACCTGAGCCGAAATCACTATTGATAAATTTATTAGGAAGAATAAATGATTGTACTCCATCCTTATTAAGCAATTTAAAACCTTTTTCCATAAAAAGTATATAAAAATCAAAGCGTCCGGTTGCAGATTTATATACCTGCTCATAGTATTTTGATTCCTCCGTATAATATTCACGCAATCCTTGTACTCTAAGATACGGCGGATTCCCTATCACACAGTCAAAGCCGCCTTGAGCAAAGACTTCGGGGAATTCCTTGTCCCAGTCAAAGGTGTTGATTTTCCGCATGGCTTCATCATCAAAAAGGCTTAAATCTTTTTCGTTATAATAGTCGGAACCGACGAGGCTGTTGCCGCATTTGATATTTGAATCGAGTGAGGGCAATAGTGTAAGATCCGAAAACTTAAAAAGCTGTCCCTGTGTTTCGCTGCCTTCGTTTTCCAAAAGTTTTAAGTAAAGCGACAATTTGGTAACTTCAACAGCCTGACCGTCTATATCAACTCCGTAAATACTGTTAAGCAATATTCTCTGTTTTTCTTCAATGGTAAGCTTATATACATTTTTTCCTGCTTCATAAATATAACCGTTTTTTAGCGCAGCCTTCCGCTCCTTTTCATTTGAATAATAGTCCAAATGATAATTAAGCAGCTCTTGATAGGCTTCCACAAGGAAGGAGCCTGAACCGCAGGCAGGGTCTACAACTTTCAGCTTTGCAATATCTTCGGGAGTTTTTCCCCTTATCTTTATACCGATTGTATTATCAACAATGTAGCGGACAATGTATTGAGGCGTATAGTACACGCCGCCTGCCTTTTTTACCTCAGGCTTTTCTTAGATAAGGGCGGTGTGTCCGCCTTTTACATTGCGGAATTTAATGGTCTTTCCTAAAAACTGCTCGTAAATATTACCGAGAATTTCTACGGGTAAAATAGAAAACTCATAAGGACATTCAGGGTAATACAGCCCGTTTATAATGGAAGAAAGAACCGCATCGTCAATCGTCAGATTCCGAAGCCAATCATGCGGTTTAAAAAGACCGGAATTGTACTTTGCATTTGCCTTGTCAAACACAGCTTGCAGCTTTTGGTATACCGCACCGCTTTCCGTTATTTTTTTAAGAAGTCCGTACTCTTCCATTTCTTTATCTTCTGCAATCCGCAAGAAAATAATACGGTCGATAATTTTTTGTACGGCAACATTTAAATGGTAAATGCTTAAAGAAGGATTGCGTAAGGCAATATTCTTTGCAATGTCCGTCCGCCAGCTTTCAATCAGCTTTAGTAATTCTTTGTCGACTTCGGAAGTGCCCTTTTTATTTTTATTTTCTTGAATATAGGAATCAAAGCTGCCCTTTAAAATTGCCTCTTTTGAAAAGGTGTTAAAAATAAAATCGAAATTCTTTTGATATTCATCAAAGGTGCAATAAAAAATACGGGCCGTACTCGGTTTATCGGAAGGCGAAGGTTTTATGCGTGTATCGTACACGGCAAATTCTTCAAAGTCGGTGAGAATACACAGGGGCAGCTTTGCCGTATAGCCGTACCGCCTTACCTGAAAAGCAGGCTCAAGGTCATCTTTGATATTAACGCTAGGCTTTTTCGCTTCTACAAAAAACTTTCTCACTCCGCCTATCCTAAACGCATAATCGGGAGCCTTAACTTTACCTTCGATTGTTACCTTGTCTTCACGCACAACCTCGCGATACTGCTCGGAATAACCTTGTGTATTACTGATATCCCAGCCCAAAAGCTCAAAAAACTTATCTATAAAATCAGTGCGGGTATTTGCTTCATCATAAGCCGCTGCATTATACTGTTTTTTATTTTGTTCAAACAGATCAGTTAATTTTGTAAGACCGATTATATGTTCATCTAAAATATTCATGAGTAACTCCGTAAAAGCATAATTACATTTGATTATACCAAATTCCTATAAAAAAATCAGAGGGTAACAAATAAATCTTTAGCAAAATAAAGTTTGAATGAGGCAAATGATATAAGCAAGGAACCTTACCCAAGCCAACAATCTTCCGTAATGAGGCCTTCTTTCAGTTTGAGAACTCGGCCGCACGAAACTCCCAATTGCCCATAGCTTTCAAGCATTAGGGAACGCAAGCCTGCATTATGTAAAACATCTGTAGAAAGCTTCACGATTTTAGAACTTTTAATTATAAAAAAATCTTCACAATTTTTAAAATTATCATTGACAAATTGTCAGTTACGTGATATTCTAAGTGTTGGGATGAATAGTATGAGAGATGTAAAAGAACCTGAAATACGGCGTGCCGAGATTATGAATGCGGCAATGCTGCTTTTTATGGAGAAAGGATATACTAACACAACAACTCAGGATATAGTCGATAAAGTAAATATATCAAGAGGGTTGTTATATTATCACTTTAAGAATAAAGAGGATATCTTATATTGTCTTGTAGAACAATATTCAGATAAACTATTGAAAGATATTCACATTATTACCTATGATGATAAAACTGCCATAGAAAAAATCAGATCATTTATGAATGCCACCATTATATCTTCGGAAAATATTTCGGCAGAGGGTACAGTGCTACAAAAAACAGTTGACCTTAAAGAAAATCAATATATGATAGATAAGTTATCCCATAAGCTTGTTGAAAAACTGACAATATATTTTGAAAAGATTATAAATCAAGGAATAACGGAAAAAGTTTTTTTTGTAAAATATCCATCAGAAACAGCAGAATTTCTTATGACAGCTTATGTTTTTGTTTCAAATAACATAAGTATAAGATATTCGAAAAAAGAACCTGTTAATGACTACTTAAACGCATTTAAGATAATGCTTGAACAAAGTTTAAATACGAAAAAGCTCTTTAGTAATCAAAAAAAAATAGAATGTTTGTAAGGAGAATGGTATGCCGATAGATGTTGCTACACAAGTTATCGGTTTTATTTTAAAGAATAACTGACAAATTGTCAATAGAGGCGGAAATTATGTTAGAGATAAAGAATTTTAGTAAATTCTATGGGAACAAAAAGGCTGTTGAAAACTTATCCGCTTCAGTACAGTCCGGAGATATTTATGGATTCATTGGTGCAAATGGAGCCGGAAAAACTACAACGATAAAAGCGGTAGTTGGGATTCATGATTTTGAGAATGGAAGTATAACGATTGACGGGCATTCCATTAAAGAGGAGCCTGTTATTTGTAAAAAAATGATGGCATACATTCCGGATAATCCGGATTTATATGAACATCTGACAGGATTTCAGTACATCAATTTTATTGCAGATTTATTTGAAGTTTCTACTGAGATACGCAGAGAAAGAATCCAGAGATACGGCGATTTATTTGAAATGACGAAACATCTTTCGGGAATGATATCTTCGTATTCACATGGCATGAAGCAAAGAACGGCGATTATTTCTGCACTGGTGCATTCTCCAAAGTTACTAATTTTAGATGAACCTTTTGTTGGACTTGATCCGAAAGCAACTTTTCTACTAAAGAAAATAATGCACGAATGCGTATCAGATGGAGGAGCCATTTTCTTTTCAACACATGTATTGGATGTTGCAGAAAAATTATGTAATAAAATTGCAATTATAAAAACCGGAAAGTTAATAGCGAGCGGAAATACAGAAGAAGTCAAAGGCAATAAATCTTTGGAAACTTTTTTCATGGAGGTGCAGGATAATGAGCAAAATTTGGATACTAATTAAAACACAATTGATGAATTTTTTTCCGATCAACGAAATGAAAGAGCCGGGAAATAAAAAACAAAGTTCAATTGTTATTGCAAGTTTTGGAATAATAACTCTTGCCATATTTTTCTTTGTTTATAATATCATAACAGCCAAAACATTGGTACAAGCGGGACAGCAGGAGTTGATACCGGCATATATGGTATCGGTATCAAGCTTTGCAATATTATTTTTGACAATATTTTATTCGAATGGGATTTTATTTGGCAGTCGTGATATGAAAAATCTTTTGTCGTTGCCTGTAAAAAGTTCGGATATTATAAGCAGCAAGTTTATGTTTATGTATTTATTGAATTTTTTAATAGGATTGATGTTTATGCTTCCGGGAGGAATTGTTTGGGTGTTAAACGGAAGTTTAAATGCATTACAGATTATATTGTATTTTACTTCCATAATTTTTGTTCCGTTGATACCGATGTGTATAGCAGCATGTATGGGAATCGTTATTGTTGTTGCTTCATCTTTCTTTAAGAGAAAAAATGTTATTACATTAATCTTTTCATTTGCGATGATAGGAATCATTGGATATATTGCAGTGTCGGCTATGAAATCAGGTAATGAAAATAGCATTGGGATTATGCTTTCTAAGCAAATTACCGGACTGTACCCGCTATCTAAGTTATTTATGGAATACTATAAATTTCCAATGCACATTGGAGTAGGGTTATTTATTGTTCTCTCGATAGTATTTTTTTATATATTTGCCAAAATGGTTTCATTGAAGTATGGATTGCTTAATACTCTTGCTAAAACAACAACAAGATATTCCGACAACAAAAATTCGAATAATAGAAAATCAGTATTTTTTGCCCTATATAAAAAAGAAATGGGACGGTTTCTAAACTCATATATGGCAGTGTTGAATGCAGGTCTTGGTGTAATACTTTTATGTGTTTTCAGTATATTTTTCCTTTTTAATTCTTTACAACAAATAGGGGAATATTCGGGAATCGAAAATATTAATGAATATCTTTCAAATTTTGCTCCGATGTGTATTGCTTCAATGTTTTTACTTAGTTGTCCGGCAGCGTTTTCCATATCTTTAGAAGGTAAAAATGTTTGGATTTTGCAAAGTTCTCCTATTCGGGTAAAAACGATTTTAAATTCTAAAATTGCAGTAAATCTTACAATTCATTTAATCGGATACATGATTTCCATATTTGTATTTACACTGAAACTCGACATGAGTCCAATTCAAATGATTAACCTAATAATTGTTCCTATATGCTATTCCGTTTTTATAACAGTGATAGGAATTTCTTTGAATAAAAAATATCCTAACTATGAATGGGAAAGCGAGATGATGGTAGTAAAACAGAGTATGCCTGTTATTGTGTCTGCAATTATTGGAATGGCTGCATTAGTTATACCAATTCTTCTTCATTGGTTTTTAAATCTTCCGATAACGCCTGTTTTTCAAATAATATCGGTTACTTTACTTGTTATTGCAAGTGGAGTTTATATAAAAATCGGTAAATCAAATTTTATTTAGTTCAAGGAGAGAAATTGTATGAAAGATGGACTGTTAAAAGATGTCTTGGTGTTGGTGGTAATAATGGTTGTAATATTTATTATTTGCTTATTTCTCCCGGAGAAAATTCCTGTTCATTTCAATGCAAAAGGAATCCCTGATATGTATGTGAATAAATTTTATCTTTTATTTGCCACAGTCGTTCCTTACTCTGCATACCGGAAATTTGTACGAGGAAGAAAAAACAGAAAGCTAAGTGAGTAAGCATCCACATTTACAAATTGGTTGCAATCCTTTTATCAAGCCTTTTTAGCATCATACATAAAAACAAATGCGGCAATCTGTTCGTTGAAACGTGCTTCATTCGTTCAATTTCAAGGAAGCCCCCTCCCCCAAATTTTTCACTTTTCTTTGTTAAATTCGGTTGACACTAACTTTAAATTATGTTATCTTTATATTAGCGACGGTAGCGTCGCTATAATCTGCCGGCAAGGCAGGGTGTTTGGGAGAATGTATGTGTGCAAAAGAAAGGCTTCCGGCTGATGTCCGCAAAAAGGAAATCAGGGAGGCGGCAAAAAAGGTATTTTTAAAAAAAGGCTTCGGCAGTACCACAATGGAAGACGTTATCGCTGCAACGGGTATGAGCAAGGGCGGGGTTTACCGGCACTACAAAAGCACGGCAGAAATGCTCTATGACCTTATGCTTGACGGCAACGAATACCGCTCCTATCTTTCCGAAGACTTTATGCGCAAGCATGAGGGAATTTCTGTCGAAGACCTTGCAATCGAAATTGCCGTTATGAAAATGCTTGACCCCAACGAGTACAAATCCTTATATGCCATGTTTTTAATGGAAGCGGAAAAAAATAAAAAACTTCAAAAATTACGCGATGAACTTATAAAAGAATCTGCAAAGGAATTACGCTCATTTTTACATGAACATAACTTGGATAAACTCATACCCCTAACAAGCGAAACGGGTATAGCTTTTCTAAATGCCGTCATCGTATCATGCGAAGTCCTATCGGTGGGTAAGGTTTTTAGAAAAAACAAAGATTTTTTTAGAAACATAATTCGTCATTATTTTAGTGAATCAGAGGAGAAACACAATGAACCTGATAAAAAAATACATCAGTAAAAACAAGGGTATGTATGCAGCTTCCATATTCTGCGCCTTGCTAGAAGTCGCTATGGGACTTATTACATACATCACTTTGGCGGGAGCAGCTGCCGCTCTTATCGAAGGCAATAGAGATATGCAGTTTTACACAAAGGCAGCAGGAATTATTTTGATCTGCTTTACGTTAAAAGAAATCTTTGCGGCAATTTCTACATCAATATCGCACAGAGCAACTTTTTCTGCATTGAAGGATATACGCAAAGATATTTCGGACAAGATGTTTAAGATGCCCTTAGGCGACATTCTCGACATCTCATCGGGAAAGCTTAAAAATATTCTTGTCGAACAAGTCGATTCAATGGAAACAACATTGGCTCATCTTGTTCCCGAAATGACGGCAAACATTGCAGGCCCCGTCATTCTGTTAGTGTATATGTTTATTTTGGATTGGAGACTGGGGCTTCTTTCTCTTGTGCCTCTTGTTATCGGCATGATGTTTATGAAAACCACAATGAAATCATACGGAACAAATTATGCCGAATCGGTAAAAATAAATCAGGGAATGAACAGTGCCGTAGTCGAATACATCAACGGTATCGAAGTTATAAAAACCTTCAATCAAAATGAAAAGTCATACAAAAAATACAGCGATGCAGTCTACAACAATGCTTCATTTTATTATAAGTGGATGAAGCAGTGTATGGTCGGCGTTTCGGCATACCGAACTATCTGCCCTATGATGCTCTTAACAATTTTACCCTTCGGCGTTTTATTCTATTTAAATAATTCGATTACGCCTGTTAACCTTATCACGATAATTATCCTTTCATTCGGTACAATCGAAAATATTATTGCAGCAACAAATGCTTTGGATGACCTTGCACGCATAAACACCATTACAGGAGAAATAAACGGAATCTTGGAGTCAAAAGAATTGGTTCATGCAGAGACGAGGGCAGAGATTCCAAATTATAATATAGAATTTAAAAATGTGGAGTTTTCATACAAGGACGGCAAAAAAATATTGAACGGCTTAAATCTTTTATTAAAAGAAAAACAAATTACCGCCATCGTCGGCCCTTCGGGTTCGGGAAAGTCAACCATCATAAGACTCATTGCAGGCTTTTGGGATACAACGGCAGGCAGGCTCAGCATCGGCGGTACGGACATAAGGGCACCTCTAAAAACCTATTTTTTAGTGTACCTATTTATTATTTTAGTAGCTTTTTTATAAATTGTCTAGTGTAAAACTTGGATTCTTTATCTTAGTTCCCTTACTTTTCATTTTATTACCTATATGCTCCCTCATTTTATTTCTTTAGATAGCAATATCGGCATAAGTTGTATGTTAAGTTCATCATTATTATCGAAAATGTTGCACGAGCTAATCCTATCGTTCTTACATATATACCTTTCATTGAGTTTGTCATAAAGCCAAATACATGTTCGACTCTCGCCCGTATTTTTGATTTTTTTCTGTTACCGATTTTTTGTTTTTTACTAAGAGGTTTCCCTCTTGCTCCTCTTTCACAAATTTGCCCTTCTATTCCTTTCGCTTTTAAAATCCTGTCTATTTCTTCTCCTATATAGGCACTATCTGCGTATAATCTTTCATCTTCCCTTTCAATCAAATTTTTTAACTCTCTACTATCATGAACATTGGCTGCTGTTACCGTCGCTTTCAATATAAGCTTACTTTTTTTATCTATTTTTATATGATCTTTATAACCGTAATAATTACGTTTATGCTTCTTTGTCCACCTCGCATCACAGTCTTTTTGCGATAATTTTGCCTTATTTTGTTTTTCTTGCCATTGTTCAGGAATTTTTCCGTTTTTAATTTGTTCATTTTCATCTTTGCTGTTATGCTGTATCGGAGCTTCTACTATTGTCGCATCTATTATCGTTCCCTCTTTTCCTATTAAGTTATTCCTAGCTAATTCTTTTCCAAACTTTTCAAATAACTTTTTTGATACTCTCGCTTCAATGAGTTTTTCTTTAAAAAGCCATATTGTTTTTGAATCGGGTACTTTATCTTTTAATTCCAATCCTAAAAATCTCATAAAGGATAGCCGATCGTTTATTTGATATTCCGTTTGATCATCACTTATGTTGTATAATTTTTGTAAGATTATTATTTTAAACATCATTACATAATCGTATGCAGGTCTTCCGCCTAAACCTTTTGACTCTTTGGTTAATGCTTTTTTTAATAGGGGTTTGAATATTTCCCAATTTATTTTTTCGTTTAATTTTTCAAGACTATCTCCTAACTTGCTTAATACTCTTAAACGATCTTCTTCATCAAATAATCCTTTTTGTTTCATACCTCATTTTATCATCTTTTTAATCTTTTTTAAAGGGGGTTTTTAGAGGTGCCCATAAAAGATATTCCGCTTGCCCGGCTTTCAGAAATTATTTCCTATGTATCGCAGGATAATTATTTATTCGATATGTCCATACGAGAAAACATCAGAATAGGAAAACCCGATGCAAGCGATGAAGAAGTTGAAAGCATTGCAAAAAAATCGGGTTGTGATGAATTTATACGGAACCTTGAACACGGTTACGATACGATAAGCGGTCAAGGCGGAAGCCGTCTTTCAGGCGGAGAAAAACAGCGCATTTCTATCGCCCGTGCTATGTTAAAAAACGCCCCGATTGTTATCCTCGATGAAGCGACGGCATATATGGACACCGAAAACGAGAGCCTCATGCAAAAAGCTATCGGCACCTTGGTACAAGGCAAAACCCTCATTGTAGTTGCCCATCGATTAAGAACCGTCGTCAATGCAGACAACATCGTTGTAATCGAAAACGGCAGCATAGAAAGTACAGGCACTCACACCGAACTTTTGGAAAAATCGGCTCTTTACCGCAGCATGTGGGAAGCAGCTCTTAAGGGAGAAGAATAATGATTAGTGTTTTTAAAAAGATTATCCGCTTTGCTCAAAAGGAGCGGGCAAATATAAGAAAATCGATTATTGCAGGTTTTATGAATGCAGTTTTTAACGCATTACAATTTGCGGCAATTTATTATGTATTAGTTAGAATATTCAATAAAACAATCGGAACAAAAGACATTGCTGTAAGCCTCGGCATCCTGCTTATAAGCCTTGCAGGAAAGATGATTACCAAATATATTTCGCAATTACAGCAAACCCATGCGGGTTATTTTATGGCAGCCGACAAAAGAATCGAAATCGGCGAAAAACTAAAAAAAGTTCCTATGGGATTCTTCTCCGACTTCAGTTTAGGAAAACTCACCACACTCAGCACCACCACTTTAAGCCTCATCGAGGCACAGGTCCCTCTTCTTTTGGTTTTAATGCTAGGCGGTCTACTGAACACAAGCATTTTTGTATTAAGCCTTTTCTTTTTTAACGTAAAAATAGGCTTAATTGCGGTAGGCGGAATGACAGGCTTTTTTATCGTTACCGCCTGTATGGAAAAACGCTCGCGTAAAAATGCCCACCAAATCCATGAAGCGCAACAGGACTTAACAAAGCAGGTGCTTACAACCGTACAGGGAATGTCTGTTATAAAATCCTACAATCTTGCAGGAGAAAATAACAAGGAACTTCACAAGGCCTTTGACGACAACTGCCGCATTACGATGGGTCTTGAAAAAACAATGACACCCTACATTGCAGCACAGCGCATCATTATAGGAGCCGCAATCAGCCTGATGGTTTATTTTTCTTTTAAGCTTTATTTAAAAGGAGCCATGCTTTTACCTGATGCAATTATGTCGATGATTGCAAGTTTTATAATCTTTGAAGGATTAAAAGGAGCAGGCAGTTTGATGGCAATTTTAAGAATTACCGAAAACGCTATCGACAGTTTAAACTATCTTGAAACAATGCCCGAAATACAGGAGGGAGAAAAAACTCAAACAACCGCATCCGCTTTCGGCAATTCAAAAACCGAAATCGAATTTAAAAATGTGTCATTCAGGTATGACGAAA
It encodes:
- a CDS encoding TetR/AcrR family transcriptional regulator — its product is MRDVKEPEIRRAEIMNAAMLLFMEKGYTNTTTQDIVDKVNISRGLLYYHFKNKEDILYCLVEQYSDKLLKDIHIITYDDKTAIEKIRSFMNATIISSENISAEGTVLQKTVDLKENQYMIDKLSHKLVEKLTIYFEKIINQGITEKVFFVKYPSETAEFLMTAYVFVSNNISIRYSKKEPVNDYLNAFKIMLEQSLNTKKLFSNQKKIECL
- a CDS encoding P-loop NTPase fold protein, which gives rise to MLVIILCAEDLFTGKAHTTIAKNICDTIKNNSDCRMIGLDGSWGSGKSNLLKIVEKQLNQQENEKYHFFLYDAWGHQEDIQRRAILENLTDFLVNEKKILGSKKWEEKCKNLESRTKETEVKTIPRLSISVMIGIFSIIITPALKPLSDLLQETCPKVSKYIFFTPLSLFIVAVCYIILKYLFGFFKKQKKQEKFIHIFNDIFAFYTKDRKDTITHEIISERNPSSKDFKDWIEEVSNDLINNNLIIIFDNMDRLPSDKVQELWSSIHSFFAEERYEHIWVIVPFDRQHIRNAFKKEDIQILTKDNDKDKDNFLDEYICYGDDFINKTFDVVYRVSPPIMSDWKNYFRIQWKEAFGNTIDQDNYENVMQIYDMLTIEQSPRKIIAFINEIVTIKQIVEDAIPYQYIALYIFGKQKITEKGIIEIFSPTFLGAIEFLYKNDTDLAKYLAALHYQLPPEEVESVIFREKLKQSLDNNDANTVKEISESPIFIDALESAVPIITNIGNAVESINKIFDDKMNTQYAKYIWKVLYNKARDKVETKLENYQYILLSHIEAPAQYLETIISMLANNKNFNPQQYYNDITKLTQLKNIDVFSHLMPKKLQIEQFIVFINLAKANINKYKITCDNNEIDTYLSELKLEKLKGVTFIPYLTKKDDLEKYKSKLIDGIKNNYDNKEYIEILYTRLKELERPVQKDLLSDSNIYSLFTDWDSKNDFYYDLICMRIAQYDNFNSSYSIYFDTVLNSNDPNIVKKISERIEYYTSYGDILLHLPEMEFPVYKAVAQELTKNSYGISSAHIEKLLMHYDSINEKLELSHDVLLSHLNAWRDFAVKAINESNISDIPIAFFKAVHTENINNELTKHCMNTLSEYLKNLKKEDWIESIKDQTFAYKVLDYSKIPLEHSAVTALEEVIENFIKSESGFANCSAQIKYLISKAENDNCPLQTGAKNVRDIFTNGKEKMNANIFSVIGSYLLKYGKLEEKKEALRTLFPADVIDSHIEILLKFSDIIKKIMDRADEPEQQTFINEIKTGMDRNEKIKEFAEKLWLSKGEDEKS
- a CDS encoding type I restriction endonuclease codes for the protein MNILDEHIIGLTKLTDLFEQNKKQYNAAAYDEANTRTDFIDKFFELLGWDISNTQGYSEQYREVVREDKVTIEGKVKAPDYAFRIGGVRKFFVEAKKPSVNIKDDLEPAFQVRRYGYTAKLPLCILTDFEEFAVYDTRIKPSPSDKPSTARIFYCTFDEYQKNFDFIFNTFSKEAILKGSFDSYIQENKNKKGTSEVDKELLKLIESWRTDIAKNIALRNPSLSIYHLNVAVQKIIDRIIFLRIAEDKEMEEYGLLKKITESGAVYQKLQAVFDKANAKYNSGLFKPHDWLRNLTIDDAVLSSIINGLYYPECPYEFSILPVEILGNIYEQFLGKTIKFRNVKGGHTALI
- a CDS encoding DUF1648 domain-containing protein, encoding MKDGLLKDVLVLVVIMVVIFIICLFLPEKIPVHFNAKGIPDMYVNKFYLLFATVVPYSAYRKFVRGRKNRKLSE
- a CDS encoding ABC transporter ATP-binding protein, with the protein product MLEIKNFSKFYGNKKAVENLSASVQSGDIYGFIGANGAGKTTTIKAVVGIHDFENGSITIDGHSIKEEPVICKKMMAYIPDNPDLYEHLTGFQYINFIADLFEVSTEIRRERIQRYGDLFEMTKHLSGMISSYSHGMKQRTAIISALVHSPKLLILDEPFVGLDPKATFLLKKIMHECVSDGGAIFFSTHVLDVAEKLCNKIAIIKTGKLIASGNTEEVKGNKSLETFFMEVQDNEQNLDTN
- a CDS encoding Eco57I restriction-modification methylase domain-containing protein; its protein translation is MYYTPQYIVRYIVDNTIGIKIRGKTPEDIAKLKVVDPACGSGSFLVEAYQELLNYHLDYYSNEKERKAALKNGYIYEAGKNVYKLTIEEKQRILLNSIYGVDIDGQAVEVTKLSLYLKLLENEGSETQGQLFKFSDLTLLPSLDSNIKCGNSLVGSDYYNEKDLSLFDDEAMRKINTFDWDKEFPEVFAQGGFDCVIGNPPYLRVQGLREYYTEESKYYEQVYKSATGRFDFYILFMEKGFKLLNKDGVQSFILPNKFINSDFGSGIRQFIYENHALNSIVHFESHLVFNTASVYTCIIGLSHNNTDFKFIKTEPEKITDKLFFDILPFDILQDNGAWHLSASADTSLIQKLQLQKMMVKHIFKGIFQGIVSGDNKAFYLSDCNLKEEFIVGYNSLCRRFIYR